The segment ttcttgtgtcagttgtcttggtgtgcagtgctctgtagcgacgttttgagggtgggagttgaaacagtttatgtccaggatgcgaggggtcagtaaatatttccctgccctctttttgactcatgcagtacaggtcctcaatggaaggcaggttggcagcaattgttttattctgcagttctgattctcctctgaagtctgtgtcggtcttgttgggttgcagaaccgaaccagaccgttaaagaggtgcagatgatagaccCCCACACACCTCAGGGAAGGGAGCCGGGAAAGATGACACCAAGCGAGGGAGTGTGTGAGGAGGGAAGGACGGAGGGGGCTTCCGAGCTCTGCCAGACGGGCGGCTCCGTCTTTTGAGGGGGCGGGCtcggaaggcctggaggaaaacGAGGCGGGACCCCCGTGCCCGGCATCCCCGCCCTCTCCTTCGCCCCTCACCGCATCCCATTGTCTCCGGGGGGGGAAgcacttaatttttctctctcttttcctccggGGCTTTGAAGGCGGGGCGGGAAAAACAACCCTCAGGGAGAAGTTTACATCAGtttcgcgcccccccccccattttttgggggaaaagaaatggcgCTTTTGGGTTTGTGCTCCAGCCTCGCCGCCTGGAGTAGCCGTTAGTGGGGCGGCGGCGGCTGTGTTTAAAGCGGAGGGGGGGGAGACGGGGGTCATTTTGGGGGGGCTGGGGTGGGGGCGGTAGGGAGGAGGAGGCCTGTCCTCTGATTGGCTGCTTGGCCCCCATGATTTGGCCGGGTGGGTCGGATGGGAGGCAGTGAAAAAGGACAGCGGGGCGAGCGGGCGGCTaacttccacattcgaccatgaTTGAGGATGGGAGAAGGTCCCTGGTGCCCAGAGAGACGTCCGGCTTTTAATCTGGTTtaacggcagcagcagcagcttttcGCCGGTGGGTGCTTGTTTTATTCTCTTTGGTTCTTTTGATTTAAATGAGGATGCGCTACGCTTATGTCTTATAGCAGtgcttcccaagcttggcaacttgaagatatttggacttcaactcccagaattccccagccagctttggctggctggggaattctgggagttgaagtccaaatatcttcaagttgccaagcttgggaaacactgtcttatagaatagaatagaattctttattggccaagtgtgattggacccacaaggaatttgtctttggtgcagatgttctcagtgtacatagaagaaaaagagacatttgtcaagaatcttgaggtccaacacttaatgattgtcctaggggtcaaataagcagttgTCGGGTGTGGTCCCTTTGAGCACTAAAGGATCATAGGATGGAAATGCAATAATTATATGTTTTTCACAAAAGGTTCTCCAGGATCCACTGTGACTAAGGGGTGGTCTGGAATGGATGAAGggtttgtgggggtttttaaatGAAATGTTGAGGCTCTTCGGATGGATGAGGGtgctagaaagagaaagaaagaaaaggagaaggaaggagagagagaaagaaagagagagaaagaatgaaaaaggagaaagaaagaaaaagaaggaaggaagagagagagaaagaaagaaagaaaaagagaaggaaagaaggtagggtggaaggaaagagagagagagagaagaaggagaaagaaaaagagaaggaaagaaggaaggaaggagaaagagaaatgagagagaaagaatgaaaaaggagaaagaaaaaggaaggaaagaaagagagaaagaaagaaagaaaaagagaaggaaagaaggtagggtggaaggaaagagagagaaagaaaggagaaagaaaaagagaaagaaagaaggaaggaaggagagaaagagagaaagaatgaaaaaggagaaagaaaaaggaaggaaggagagagagaaagaaaaaaagagaaggaaagaaggtagggtggaaggagagagagagagaaagaaaggagaaagaaaaagagaaggaaagaaggaaagagagagagagaaaaagaaagaaaagaaagaaaggactttTCCTGACAAATAAGTTTTGACATTCTCTCTTATGCTGGCTTTCCAGTTGCAGGGAATTAAAATGCATAGGAGGAATATTTCAGTCCGTTGTAGTCAAAATGGGATGTCCGTTCTGGAAAGTTAGAACTGGATTGCCTCATTCCCCTTTCATTCTGTACACAGGTGTGACCAGAACATTGGATTGACGGGTATTTATGACAACTGCCCAGGTAGTGGGGGATGGGGAATGAAAACCTCAGACAAGACACATCCATTAGTCATCCTGGCAGGAGTTGATGTCTAACACAGTGGAAGAATCGCAGAATGGGGAATGTCAAACTTGTCCATTACAGTATATTGATAGTGGAGTGATCatagagttgttgttttttttaaagagtatttattttatttatttttttagttgtTGCTTTTTTGTCAAGAACGTAtcggtggtatacagagatatagtaatatttatatactgtacatgatactagtaaaagagagtcattaggacaggggatggaaggcacactggtgcacttatgcacgcccctcttaggaatcagatgaagtcaaccatggatagtctaagggtacagttttgggggttaggtgatgataccacagagtctggtagtgagttctaggcatcaactactcggttattaaagtcatatttcctgcagtcaagataggagcggtttactttaaggttgtatctgttgagtgctcgtgtgttgttgtggttgaagctgaagaaacagaatacctaccctacgaaagcagactatcaatcctaggtctagaaagcttagaactacgtcgcctaaaatttatttattttgtccaatgcacaatacacattgaagagaatagacatgtcgtaatatatataaagaaaaggatagaagaaaagatataaaaatagaggagaagatttatgaaaggaagaaaagataaatgagataaggagagacaattggacaggggacggaaggcacactggtgcacttatgcacgccccttactgacctcttaggaacctggagaggtcaatcgtggacagtctaagggaaaaatgttgggggttaggggctgttactactgagtcaggtaatgagttccatgcttcaacaactcgattgctgaagtcatattttttacagtcaagtttggagcgcttcgtattaagtttgaatctgttgcgtgctcttgtgttgttgcggttgaagctgaagtagtcattgacaggtagaatgctgcagcatatgatcttgtggtcaatacttagatcgtgtcttAGGCGTCGTAGTTGAATTTGATATAAATGGAGAACTTTACAGCTTGATCTTTGGATCAACCTTAAAGCTTAGGAAGGTTTTGTAAGGTATGTgtgaatataccgtatttttcagagtataaggcgcaccgtaatataagacgcaccttagtttttggggaggaaaatagggaaaagaatctgcttatcagatattcatctggctagcgtccttagtctggccagctgcagcacattattttattcccaggttagggcttttaaaaaaaaccttattcagagagggaaacaaggaaaaagctTGCAAGACATTAAAAGAGTGGCTTTATGGCCCcgaggcctgccggcaaagccaggtcttcgtggccttgcggaaggccagtagggtgggagcagtagggACATcgggggatagttggttccatagagccagggcagccacagagaaggccctccctcgtggtcccgccaacctgtattgtttagttgacggaacctggtcaagacccacctatatcgccaggcatgggggaattacgacatctcccccaggctttcttatattttatgtttggtatgtatgtgttgtatggtttttaaattgttggggttttttaatgtaattttattattagatttgttccattgttatactgtttttattgttgttgtgagccgccccgagtcttcggagaggggcggcatacaaacctaataaattgaattgaattgaatgtaggactttataggtaataaccaacaccttgaattgtgaccagagactaattggcagccaatgcagcactCGGAGCATTGGTGATGTGTGGATTCTAATcgtcttttccttcctttgtcAGCCGGGAATCACTACAATCGGCATTTATTGGAAATGACCCCTGGGGGCCTCTGCGATGTCTGGACCCTCCTTTTTCTGTGTCTGGCCCCCCTTTCCTGCCATCTGTGCCCTGCCCCTTGTGAATGCTCCGAGCCAGCTCGTACAGTCAAGTGCGTCCAGAAGGAACTGACCTCCATCCCAGCTGGTATTCCGGGCTACACCCGCAACCTCTTCATAACTGGCAACCAGATCACCTACGTGGGTAGCCAGGATCTCCAAGGACTCCGCAATCTGGTCACGCTCTCCTTAGCTAACAACAGGTAAAGGTtcctggaaacatagaagactgagggcagaaaaagacctcctggtccatctagtctgcccttatactatttcctgtattttatcttaggatggatctatgtttatcccaggcatgtttaaattcagtgactgtggatttaccaaccacgtctgctggaagtttgttccaagcatctactactctttcagtaaaatcatacttGATAGAATGGACCCTGCTTTAGCTGAGTATTTGCAAGGCTGTAGAAAatcctttttaaattaaaaaaatcaccACCTAtatccatttagaaacatagaagattgacggcagaaaaagacctcatggtccatcatgtctgcccttgtactattccctgtattttatcttaggatggatctaggtttatcccagtcACTGTTTAAATTTAGCAactatggattgaccaaccacgtctgctggaagtttgttgcaagcatctactactctcagtaaaataatattttctcacgttgcttttgatctttcccccaactaacttccgattgtgtccccttgttcttgggttcactttcctattaaaagcacttcccccctgaaccttaaaTATGAACCctgtaagatatttaaatgtttcgatcatgtcccccccttttccttctgtcctccagactctacagattgagttcatgaagtctttcctgatacgttttatgcttaagaccttccaccgtttttgtagcccgtctttggacccgttcaattttatccatctctttttgtaggcgaggtctccagaactgagcacagtattcccaatgtggtctcaccagggctctatacagtgggatcacaatctccctcttcctgcttgttatacctctagctatgcagccaagcatcctattctctttccctactgcctgactgcacttccTGGTGGGtgaattaaatttaatataatttaatataatttaatttaatatgatttaatttaatttaatctaatttaattttattttattgacctCTATGCCGTCCattcccatgggactcagggcagcttacaacaataatcaatacagtacaatgttacaaaagtcaaatattaaaaaaaaaacccaacccattaTAAAGTCCTAGTGAACTTTGCAATCAAACCCACATACTTCTATATACCAATCAATCACAATTCCGCTGTGACTAGATGTTAGCACTCACGGCCcatcaggcctgctggcaaagccaggtcttcacagccttccggaaggccagtaggttgGGAGCAATACGGACTTCGGGGCTGGGGGGGTAGTtgcttccatagagccggggcagcacagagaaggccctcccttgtgggcccgccaatctgcattgcttagtcgacgggacctggagaaggctaaccctGTGTGATCTGATTGGTCAGCAAGAGACGGCCTCGTAAATCGTCcggtcttaagccatgtagggctttgaagaACTAAGGTGAAATGGAGTACAGgggtagctctacttaagaacttgattcgttccgtgaccaggttcttaagtagacacgtttgtaagaagaagcaatttttcccataggaatcaatgtaaaagcaaataatgcatacaaaccctttaggaaagaaataaaagcatggaattagggtgggaggaggaggaggaccgtcgctgctgaaggaagaaggggaggggacgggaatcaaataaatccaaaactttaaggcttaaaaaaaaaaaagagggactctgagacagcgaggagtagcatgcgcctcccataaactggccaggcctttgtgccgctctcaaatttcctgggaaatttttccgggctcgggttcttaagtagaaaatggttcttaagaagaggcaaaaaaatcttgaacacccggttcttatctagaaaagttcttaagtagaggcgttcttaggtagaggtaccactgtattgtgttctttgagtgttccttttattttttttagcataataataataataataataataataataataataattattattattattattattattattattattattattaatatttattagatttgtatgccgccacatCATTGACCACAATCATAGAccactctctctgtgtatgtacgTGGGCGTGCATGTATAAACAGGATGCTCAAAAATATTTTAGTCCTGATGGTACCCAATATTGATTCTGTACATCTTTGCCTTCACATGccatacttatttgattttttttaaaaaaaattaatttcattttttgacacagttaaataaaacaagtactgtaacaagtaaacaaaacaaaagaacaacaaaaaagggatacaatacaataaatatcaCATATAATAAtcctaaaaaacaaaataaaacctctccgaagactcggggcagctcacagcaacgataaaaacaatattatactggcacaaatctaatattaaaaataactaaaaaccccatcataattaaaaaccaaacagcacatacataccaaacataaattataataagcctgggggaaagatgtctcaaatcccccatgcctggtgggtcttaagtagtttacggaagacaaggagggtgggagcagttctaatctccggggggagttgattccagagggccggggccgccacagagaaggctcttcccctggggcccgccagacgacatctgTGATATATTTCAGATGAGGTTACTTTTGAGTGATTGTGGCTTTTCACCTTCCAGGATCAACGCTGTGGAGTCCCACGCCTTCTCCAATCTCCAGAGTCTGCGTTACTTGGACTTGAGTTATAACCATTTAGTCACCATCCACCCTGACGCTTTCAGCGCTAGGAACAATTCGATCCAGGAGTTGAATCTCAGTCACTCCCTCTACAACTTCTCTGCCCTCCGCCCGGTGGCAGCTGCCCTTGTCCAGGGGGGTTTCCAGAATCTCTCCAAGCTTGAGCTCACCAGCAACAAGATCATCTACTTGCCCCTTGGAATGTTATCCAGCCTCCCTAAACTCGAGTATTTAGACCTGAGGAACAATTCCTTGATAGACATCAAGAACTCTACCTTTTCTGGGCTTCATCTCAAGTACCTTGATTTGACCTCAAATGCCTTCAAAACCTTGAGGGCCGAAGCTTTGCTTGCCCTGGACAGGCAGTCCCACCTTAGCCTCTTTCTGAAAGACAACCCTTTCGTGTGCAATTGTGACATTGAAGAACTGGTCAACTGGCTGAACCAAAGCCGGCAGGTAGTAGACGTGGAAAAACTCGCCTGCATTTCCCCCCAGGATCTGAAGAACACCTCCTTAGTGGAGCTGGTGGGGACCGACCTGCAGTGCCACTACAGTCAACATAGTGACAACGTCCTTCAATCCTCGTATGCTGCCTTAGGCATCATTCTGGGGATAATCGCCATCATCTTCCTCTTAGTGCTTTACCTGAATCGCCAGGGCATCAAGACCTGGATGAATGGTCTACGGGATGCTTGCCAAAATCTGATGGAGGAGTACCACTATCGTTACGAAATGGACTCTGACCGCCGCGTCACACAAATCTCCGCAGTGGACATATGACTTCTGATAGTGTTTTTAGGTGCAGTGGTGccttgccttacaaacttaattggttccgggatgaggttgttaaggtgaaaagtttgtaagacgaaacaatgtttcccataggaatcaatggaaaagcgattaatgcgtgcaagcccaaaattcacccctttttgccatccgaagcacccgtttttgcactgctgggattaccctgaggctcccctccatgggaaaccccatctctggacttctgtgtttttgcagcgcaaaaatgggcacttcgctggcaacggaagtccggaggtggggtttcccagcgaagggagcctcagtgaaatcacagcatcgcaaaaacaccgaagtcctcaaaaccccacctccggacctctgtgtttttgcgatgctgcgatttcattgaggctcccctcactgggaaaccctatttctggacttctgttgccagcgaagcacccatttttgcgctgctgggattcccctgcagcatcacaaaacatggaagtctggaggtgagggttcccatggaggggagcctcagggaaatcccagcagtgcaaaaacgggtgcttcgctggcaacagaattctggaggcggggcatcccagcgatggcagtgggtttgtaaggtgaaaatagtttgtaagaagaggcaaaaaaatcttaaaccccaggtttgtatctcgaaaagtttgtatgacgaggcgtttgtaagacgaggtatcactgtattttctttccaaGGGCATTTTTGTTCAAACAAAGCTTATGGCTTGGAGATGACACCCAAAACTCAATTTTAAAGGActtatgtcagtgatggcaaaccttttttctggttgtgtgccaaaagtgtgtgtgtgtgtgtgcccgcaATATCTGGCGTGCGTGCCGGCACCCACAATGCAACACATGTATGCACGCATGActgcaggaaatttctccttagttctaagttacttctctctggattagtttccatccattgcttcttgttctaccctgagTAGCttgggagaatagcttgactccctcttctttgaggcaacccctgaatcagaatctgcaaaatccccaaGCTGAACAGGAGTAGACACaacataagatgcacccaaagtttcagcctcttttactgggggggaaaaaggtgcatcttgtacttTGAAAAACACGGTAATAGAAATTAAAATTTCTCAACCATATTATGTGTGCAATCTTGGGAAAATATAACACGTGGCCAGGCATCGGCTCTTAACTTCAGCTCgtgatacattaaaaaaagaaaaaaaacccttccaagGCCGCCAAGCATCTGGTACATTATGTTTTATTGTATGGAAAAAAATGTCatagtaaaaacaattttaaCCCAATGATTCTACACAACGTTTTTGCTTTCTGTTTTACCTGAACTGATTTTTCCAAACAGCTTCGgtgattattttattgattgattgattgattgattgattggatttgtatgccgcccctctccgtagactcagggcggctaacaaacttaattggttccgggacgaggttcgtaaggtgaaaagttcgtaagacgaaacaatgtttcccataggaatcaatggaaaagcgattaatgcgtgcaagcccaaaattcaccccttttgccagccgaagtgcccgtttttgcattgcagggattcccctgctgcagcatcgcaaaaacgcggaagtccggaggtggggtttcccatggaggggagcctcaggggaatcccagcagcgcaaaaatgggcgcttcgctggcaatggaaggtctggaggtggggtttcccaacaagggggGCCTTcacctggcaatggaagtctggaggcgaggcatcccagcagcagcggcggggggttcgtaaggtgaaaatagtttggaagaagaggcaaaaaaatcttaaaccccgggttcgtatcttgaaaagttcgtatgatgaggggttcataagatgaggtatcactgtatctcagttccctccccactccaggggaaggttactacaaaattcccacttcctcctgatcagctgggatcagtgttccctctaatttttttttgggggggggaaattatagtgtctgagcggcagtcccttcgggactaggcggcacagaaataataaataaataaacaaacaaacaaacaaataaaaaacccaccctgttttgcctcagagaatttcaaaataaaatactgtactgtgggtctataacagtgagctcataatagggcaactctatcaatatcaaaatgccacttaaatagttgagctagtttcaaactagattttgattttctttctctcttccttactcccattctttttctttttcttttccttcctctcttttttctatctgtttctctctcttcctctcttcctctctctctccttccctctctctccttccctctcggcttctgggcaggtttggaaaactctgagttgatgatgatttttaagtgagcgattgctcactgctcagcttagagggaactatggctgggaTTAGAGAGGCAGAGAAAAGATGTGGGCGggacagtcagaggtggtatttaccagttctctgaatttacaattctgcaaaaaaagccaaaatttaCCGGTATCTCACCGGTTGTGTACATGCACATGGCTGCCAACCTACCGGAACCAAGCACCTGGGTgcaccagctgctgcccaccaTTGCTCTGATGCTAATTAgctagacattctactccccttcCCAACTTGAAAATAACTGGAGAGAACCTGGTAGAATAGGAGgagcttctgtggggcaaggatGAGGGAGAGAATGGGATAAGAGAGGATTCTGTGGAGCAATgctggggagagaaggagagaggagagatggatggtaactactcattaattttcaagttgTAAGTGTCGGTTTATCAAGCCAGATCACATAGTTTGGTAGCAGATGATGAGTATTCAAGTAGTAATTTTATATACGGTACACCTGGGACTTGGCTGTTTTCCCTACTAATTCCCTTTTGTTAAATGAGAACAACAACAACGATCATTGATCATACAGGAAAAGCCAGTTTCCCAATCACATCATCCTACCTCCTCTTACTTCCTACAACCTACTACAGGGTGGTTCTGAAGAGGACACTACTCCCAGCTAAACTGCCCTGCTTTTCCAGAATAGAggagagtgtgtgtgtttgtaagaaacctaaaataaaacattcttttcttttcatcctgGGGAAGAATGTTTGCTTTCCCATGAGTTCCCTTGAAGaagaatagcaatagtacttagacttatactgtataccgattcatagtgctttttcagccctctctaagcggtttacagagtcagcatatattgccctcaacaatctgggtcctcatttgacccacctcggaaggatggaaggccgagtcaacctgaAGG is part of the Erythrolamprus reginae isolate rEryReg1 chromosome 11, rEryReg1.hap1, whole genome shotgun sequence genome and harbors:
- the LOC139173973 gene encoding trophoblast glycoprotein-like; the encoded protein is MTPGGLCDVWTLLFLCLAPLSCHLCPAPCECSEPARTVKCVQKELTSIPAGIPGYTRNLFITGNQITYVGSQDLQGLRNLVTLSLANNRINAVESHAFSNLQSLRYLDLSYNHLVTIHPDAFSARNNSIQELNLSHSLYNFSALRPVAAALVQGGFQNLSKLELTSNKIIYLPLGMLSSLPKLEYLDLRNNSLIDIKNSTFSGLHLKYLDLTSNAFKTLRAEALLALDRQSHLSLFLKDNPFVCNCDIEELVNWLNQSRQVVDVEKLACISPQDLKNTSLVELVGTDLQCHYSQHSDNVLQSSYAALGIILGIIAIIFLLVLYLNRQGIKTWMNGLRDACQNLMEEYHYRYEMDSDRRVTQISAVDI